The Nitrospira sp. genome contains a region encoding:
- a CDS encoding acetyl-CoA carboxylase carboxyltransferase subunit alpha yields MRDYLEFEKPIREIEEKIEKLSAAATSGKSASQNDTRKLRTKLAQVEHELYKNLTPWQRTQLARHPQRPSTLDYINELTRDFLELHGDRVFGDDRAIVGGFARFNDRPVMIIGHQKGKTLKERMQRNFGMPNPEGYRKALRLMRMAEKFNRPIITFIDTPGAYPGIGAEERGQAEAIARNLFVMSRLTVPIISIIIGEGGSGGALALGVADRVLMLEHSIYSVISPEGCAAILWDSPEKVPDAAAALKMTANDLFELGVIDTIVPEPLGGAHREPRAVYDLVGKALTNQLFELLELAPPQLLTQREHKYRKMGAVTGLLPVQT; encoded by the coding sequence ATGCGAGATTACCTCGAATTTGAAAAGCCGATCCGAGAGATCGAAGAGAAGATCGAAAAACTCTCCGCCGCTGCGACCAGCGGTAAATCCGCTTCCCAGAATGATACTCGCAAGCTTCGCACGAAACTCGCCCAAGTCGAGCACGAACTCTACAAGAACCTGACTCCCTGGCAACGAACTCAGCTGGCCCGCCATCCCCAACGCCCGAGCACCCTGGACTATATCAATGAGCTGACAAGAGACTTCCTCGAACTGCATGGGGATCGCGTGTTCGGAGATGATCGGGCCATTGTCGGAGGGTTTGCCCGATTCAACGACCGTCCCGTGATGATCATCGGTCATCAAAAAGGGAAAACGCTCAAGGAACGGATGCAGCGGAACTTCGGCATGCCCAATCCGGAGGGGTATCGGAAGGCCCTCCGTCTCATGAGGATGGCCGAGAAATTCAACCGCCCGATCATCACCTTTATCGATACGCCTGGCGCCTATCCTGGCATCGGCGCCGAGGAGCGAGGGCAAGCTGAAGCCATCGCCCGTAATCTGTTCGTCATGTCTCGACTGACTGTCCCGATTATCTCCATCATCATCGGTGAAGGCGGGAGCGGAGGAGCGTTAGCCCTCGGCGTAGCGGACCGCGTGCTCATGCTTGAGCATTCGATCTATTCGGTCATTTCACCGGAAGGATGCGCGGCGATCCTCTGGGACAGCCCGGAAAAAGTCCCCGACGCCGCTGCCGCGCTGAAAATGACCGCGAACGATCTTTTTGAACTCGGTGTGATCGACACTATTGTCCCCGAACCCCTGGGTGGCGCCCATCGCGAGCCGAGAGCCGTCTATGATCTCGTCGGAAAAGCGTTGACCAACCAACTGTTCGAGCTGCTCGAACTCGCCCCCCCACAACTCCTGACGCAGCGCGAACACAAATACCGCAAGATGGGGGCGGTTACCGGCCTTCTCCCGGTTCAAACATAA
- a CDS encoding DNA polymerase III subunit alpha translates to MASSFVHLHLHTQFSLLDGANQIEPLVRQIKSFNQPAVAMTDHGNMFGAVEFYRKAKEVGVKPIIGCEAYMALGSRHAKKDSGLAHNDYYHLILLARNLTGYQNLIKLVSKGYLEGFYYKPRIDKELLKLHHDGIIALSGCLSGEIPYLIGQKDMDGAMAVAGEFQEIFGNDHFYLEVQANGLDHQRVANAGLIEIHKKLGIPLAGTNDCHYLKKEDSRPHELMLCLQTGKTVSDPNRMKFDTDELYVKSTEEIAPAFAEFPDAVNNTCRIAEYCDLDLPLNKTYLPQYRIPEGFKDRESYLEYLAVSGLKERLKERPSNKPSALYEQRLREELMVICSMGFAGYFLIVWDIIRFARSQGIPVGPGRGSAAGSLVAYALRITDLDPLVYTLLFERFLNPERVSLPDIDMDFCMDRRGEVINYVVEKYGTDHVAQIITFGTLGAKAAIRDVGRVLEMSYADADKVAKLVPTQLNITLQQALETEPRLRELVETDPKVKELMANAQALEGLARHASTHAAGVVISEGPLTDHVPLYRGANDEVVTQYSMGDVEKIGLVKFDFLGLKTLTMIRRAETLINETHPTAPPLVIDQVPFDDAATFALLSSGKTTGLFQLESSGMRDLLTGLKPDRFEDIIAIIALYRPGPMDLIPDFIKRKQGKVTIAYEVPELESILKDTYGVIVYQEQVMAIANKVAGFSLGQADILRRAMGKKKPEEMEKLRVKFIEGAKQKKIPEKKAEKLYELIQKFAGYGFNKSHAAAYAVVCYHTAYLKSHYPTEFMAALMTTDMGNQDKVVGYFTECRDLGIKVLGPDVNASQKHFAVAEGAIRFGLAAIKNVGEGAVESVLDVRSQAGPFGSFFDFCRRVDLHKVNKRMLEGLIKAGAFDSTGAKRSQLMAVLDQAIEEGSAAQRERDLGQISIFGEELSGQSASATSLTPPLPSVPEWDQAQRLKYERELTGFYISAHPLTRYEATLGALSTATTVGLKDCADGAEVKLCGIIASVKSMLTKKGDRMAYLTVEDLQGTAEVIVFPDLLRTAGELIVAERIVRVTGTIDRGDKGTKIRGSKIEPLTEVQTQVIKRVRIRLTDQPEVRAQLPRLLDVLRRHPGSTTISMLFQTDGTLEAETAPLPNLTVSASDHFVSDVEEVLGKGALSLLS, encoded by the coding sequence ATGGCTTCATCCTTCGTGCATCTTCACCTCCACACCCAGTTCAGCCTCCTCGACGGTGCCAATCAGATCGAACCCCTGGTTCGGCAAATCAAGTCGTTCAACCAACCGGCGGTCGCGATGACCGACCATGGCAACATGTTCGGCGCGGTCGAGTTTTATCGTAAGGCGAAAGAGGTAGGGGTCAAGCCGATCATCGGGTGTGAGGCCTACATGGCGTTGGGCAGCCGGCATGCCAAGAAGGACAGCGGGCTCGCCCATAATGACTATTACCACTTGATTCTCTTGGCAAGAAACCTCACCGGCTATCAAAACCTCATCAAGCTTGTCAGTAAAGGATATCTTGAAGGATTCTATTATAAGCCACGAATAGATAAGGAACTATTAAAGCTTCATCACGACGGGATCATCGCCCTTTCAGGCTGTCTGAGTGGAGAAATTCCCTATTTGATCGGTCAGAAAGATATGGATGGCGCGATGGCAGTGGCCGGCGAATTTCAAGAGATTTTCGGGAACGATCACTTCTACCTTGAGGTACAGGCCAACGGGCTTGACCACCAGCGAGTGGCAAATGCCGGCCTCATTGAGATCCATAAAAAGCTTGGAATCCCTCTGGCCGGCACGAACGATTGTCACTATCTGAAGAAGGAAGACTCGCGTCCCCACGAGCTCATGTTGTGTCTGCAGACCGGGAAGACAGTCAGCGACCCGAACCGGATGAAATTCGACACCGATGAGTTGTACGTCAAGTCGACAGAAGAAATCGCCCCGGCATTCGCGGAATTCCCCGACGCCGTGAACAACACCTGCCGCATCGCTGAGTATTGCGATCTCGACCTTCCACTGAACAAAACCTATCTCCCACAATATCGCATCCCGGAAGGATTCAAGGATCGTGAGTCGTATCTGGAATATCTCGCGGTGTCGGGATTGAAAGAGCGGCTCAAGGAACGGCCCAGCAATAAACCGTCCGCGCTCTATGAACAGCGGCTGCGCGAAGAGCTGATGGTCATCTGCTCGATGGGGTTTGCCGGCTATTTCCTCATTGTTTGGGACATCATTCGCTTTGCCCGATCACAGGGCATTCCAGTGGGACCAGGCCGCGGTTCCGCCGCCGGCAGTCTCGTCGCATACGCGTTGCGCATAACCGATCTCGATCCACTCGTTTATACTCTATTGTTCGAGCGTTTCTTGAATCCTGAGCGTGTCTCGCTCCCCGATATCGATATGGATTTTTGCATGGATCGCCGTGGGGAAGTGATCAATTATGTGGTGGAGAAATATGGCACCGACCATGTGGCTCAGATCATTACCTTTGGAACCCTCGGGGCCAAGGCCGCGATCCGCGACGTGGGGCGCGTGCTGGAAATGTCCTACGCCGACGCGGATAAAGTCGCCAAGCTCGTCCCCACTCAATTGAACATCACCCTCCAGCAAGCCCTGGAGACCGAGCCTCGCCTACGCGAGCTGGTGGAGACGGATCCCAAGGTCAAAGAGCTGATGGCCAACGCGCAGGCGCTCGAGGGGCTCGCCCGTCACGCCTCGACCCACGCTGCAGGCGTCGTCATCTCCGAAGGACCGCTGACCGATCATGTGCCTCTCTATAGGGGCGCCAATGACGAAGTCGTGACTCAATACTCGATGGGAGACGTCGAGAAAATCGGATTGGTCAAATTCGACTTTCTCGGACTCAAGACTCTCACAATGATTCGGCGCGCCGAAACCCTGATCAACGAAACGCATCCCACCGCGCCACCGCTGGTGATCGATCAAGTACCGTTTGATGACGCGGCCACGTTCGCGCTGCTGAGCTCTGGAAAGACAACGGGACTCTTCCAGTTGGAAAGCTCCGGTATGCGGGATCTGCTCACGGGACTGAAGCCGGACCGGTTCGAGGACATCATTGCCATTATCGCGCTGTATCGCCCTGGACCGATGGATCTGATCCCCGACTTCATCAAGCGAAAACAGGGCAAGGTGACGATTGCCTACGAGGTTCCGGAATTGGAATCGATCCTCAAGGATACCTATGGGGTCATCGTCTACCAGGAACAGGTCATGGCGATCGCCAACAAGGTGGCCGGCTTCTCGCTGGGCCAAGCCGATATTCTCCGTCGCGCGATGGGAAAGAAGAAACCCGAGGAAATGGAGAAGTTGCGTGTCAAGTTTATCGAAGGGGCGAAGCAGAAGAAGATTCCTGAGAAGAAGGCGGAAAAACTCTATGAGTTGATCCAAAAGTTCGCCGGATACGGCTTCAATAAATCGCACGCGGCGGCTTATGCGGTCGTCTGCTACCACACCGCCTATCTTAAATCCCACTACCCGACCGAATTTATGGCGGCCCTCATGACGACCGACATGGGCAACCAAGACAAGGTCGTCGGCTATTTCACGGAGTGCCGGGACCTCGGCATCAAAGTGCTTGGCCCGGATGTGAACGCCAGCCAAAAACATTTCGCCGTTGCTGAAGGGGCGATCCGGTTCGGATTGGCAGCCATCAAGAACGTCGGTGAGGGAGCGGTCGAATCGGTATTGGACGTACGCTCTCAGGCCGGCCCTTTCGGATCGTTCTTTGACTTCTGCCGGCGGGTCGATCTTCACAAAGTGAACAAGCGAATGCTGGAAGGATTGATTAAAGCCGGCGCCTTCGATTCTACCGGTGCCAAGCGGTCGCAACTCATGGCGGTGCTCGATCAGGCCATTGAGGAGGGCTCAGCCGCTCAACGGGAACGCGACCTCGGGCAAATCAGCATCTTCGGCGAAGAACTCAGCGGGCAGAGCGCATCGGCAACCTCGCTGACACCGCCGCTGCCATCGGTGCCGGAATGGGATCAGGCTCAGCGATTGAAGTATGAGCGGGAACTGACCGGGTTTTATATTTCCGCCCATCCTCTCACGCGCTACGAAGCGACGTTGGGTGCACTCTCCACCGCAACGACGGTTGGTTTAAAGGACTGCGCCGACGGCGCCGAGGTGAAGCTCTGCGGCATCATCGCGTCGGTCAAATCGATGCTCACCAAAAAGGGCGACCGGATGGCCTATCTCACCGTAGAAGACCTCCAGGGGACTGCCGAAGTGATCGTCTTTCCGGATTTGCTCAGGACTGCCGGTGAGCTGATCGTGGCAGAACGGATCGTCCGTGTCACCGGTACGATCGATCGCGGCGACAAGGGCACAAAGATTCGCGGCAGCAAGATTGAGCCGTTGACCGAGGTGCAGACACAGGTCATCAAACGGGTCCGTATTCGCCTCACCGATCAACCCGAGGTGCGTGCGCAGTTGCCTCGCTTGCTCGACGTCCTTCGACGGCATCCCGGCAGCACCACTATTTCGATGTTGTTTCAAACCGATGGGACGTTGGAAGCGGAAACGGCTCCCCTTCCCAACCTCACCGTCTCCGCGAGCGACCACTTTGTGTCTGATGTTGAAGAAGTGCTAGGCAAAGGGGCCCTATCTTTGCTATCTTAG
- a CDS encoding OsmC family protein, with amino-acid sequence MKRAGSAVWQGDLKTGKGTVSTESGVLSQTQYSFSTRFENGKGTNPEELVAAAHAGCFSMALSAQLGEAGLAPEKVETTATVTFDKTEAGWTVTGVHLNVKGKVPKADEAAWNKATQAAKAGCPISRLLNTTITMDAKLEH; translated from the coding sequence ATGAAACGAGCAGGATCTGCAGTATGGCAAGGCGATTTGAAGACCGGTAAGGGCACCGTTTCCACGGAGAGCGGGGTCTTGTCACAAACCCAGTACTCGTTTTCCACACGGTTCGAGAACGGGAAAGGCACGAATCCCGAAGAACTCGTGGCCGCCGCTCATGCCGGGTGTTTTTCCATGGCGCTCTCGGCTCAGCTAGGCGAGGCCGGCCTGGCTCCGGAAAAAGTGGAAACGACGGCTACCGTCACGTTCGACAAGACAGAGGCAGGATGGACCGTGACCGGCGTGCATCTGAACGTGAAAGGCAAGGTACCCAAGGCCGATGAAGCGGCCTGGAACAAAGCCACGCAAGCGGCCAAGGCCGGCTGCCCGATTTCTCGGCTGCTCAATACAACCATCACGATGGATGCCAAGTTGGAACATTGA
- a CDS encoding HAD family hydrolase yields MTARSDSDVLAFLFDLDGTLVDSVYQHVLAWREATQAVGIELPVWRIHRQIGMSGGLMLHALLRETGRPVSPEDAQQIQLVHREAFARQAASLRVLPGTHDLLATLARHQVPHAIATSGRIENARHALRLLNLSDDVPVITRDDVRFAKPDPDLFLAAGERLHVPMSRCIIVGDSVWDLLAARRASALSVGLLSGGYGEDELERAGAYRVYQDPADLLKHLDEVGLRLASERL; encoded by the coding sequence GTGACCGCCCGCTCTGATTCCGATGTGTTGGCGTTCCTGTTCGACCTCGATGGAACGCTGGTGGACAGTGTGTATCAGCACGTGTTGGCCTGGAGAGAAGCCACACAGGCAGTCGGGATCGAATTACCCGTGTGGCGCATCCATCGCCAGATCGGGATGAGCGGCGGGCTGATGCTCCATGCTTTGCTGCGTGAAACCGGCCGGCCTGTCTCACCAGAGGACGCGCAGCAGATCCAGCTGGTTCACCGGGAGGCCTTTGCCCGGCAAGCGGCGTCCCTTCGTGTCTTGCCTGGAACGCATGACCTCCTGGCAACGCTGGCCCGCCATCAAGTTCCGCATGCCATAGCCACGAGCGGCCGTATCGAAAACGCTCGCCACGCCCTTCGCCTCTTGAATCTTTCTGATGATGTGCCGGTGATTACGAGAGACGATGTCCGGTTCGCGAAACCCGATCCGGATCTTTTTCTTGCGGCAGGGGAGCGGCTGCATGTGCCGATGAGTCGGTGTATCATTGTGGGTGACAGCGTCTGGGATTTATTGGCCGCGCGACGCGCGTCTGCGTTGTCGGTGGGCCTTCTCTCTGGAGGATATGGCGAAGATGAGCTGGAGCGGGCTGGTGCGTACCGCGTGTATCAGGACCCAGCCGATCTCCTCAAGCACCTTGATGAGGTCGGTCTCCGGTTGGCATCTGAGAGGCTATGA